From Synergistaceae bacterium, a single genomic window includes:
- a CDS encoding ethanolamine utilization protein EutP, which produces MEQKKRNRIILIGPVSSGKTTLSQRITDREIIPNKTQALSLIDDFIFDTPGEYLEMVHYRGAITVTSAEADIVIFVQNPIEDNSAFPPAYASLFCKPVFGVITKSDVANKTQIKRARKQLEMAGAQKVFVVSSITGEGIDDFVKAIDDKWEGSVKQCLAR; this is translated from the coding sequence ATGGAGCAAAAAAAAAGGAATCGCATCATACTTATCGGTCCGGTTTCCTCAGGCAAGACGACTTTATCTCAGAGAATTACAGACCGAGAGATAATTCCTAATAAAACGCAAGCTTTGAGTTTGATAGACGACTTTATTTTTGATACCCCGGGCGAATATTTAGAGATGGTTCATTATAGGGGTGCCATAACAGTTACATCGGCAGAAGCGGATATCGTAATTTTTGTACAGAATCCAATAGAAGATAATTCTGCTTTTCCACCGGCATATGCATCACTTTTTTGCAAACCGGTTTTTGGAGTAATAACAAAATCTGACGTGGCAAATAAGACTCAGATAAAAAGAGCGAGAAAGCAGCTAGAGATGGCGGGAGCCCAGAAGGTTTTTGTGGTGAGTTCTATTACCGGAGAAGGTATAGACGATTTTGTGAAAGCGATTGATGATAAATGGGAGGGCTCAGTTAAGCAATGCCTAGCGAGATAA